AACACGGCGGGGCGCGCGATCGCCCGCACGCTCGCCTCGCGCCAGCCGACGGGCTCGCCGCCTGCGACCGTGTCGCGGAAGCCGAACTGCACGACGTCCTTCAGGTACAGCACGCCGATGATGTCGTCGACTTCGCCGTCGACGACGGGCATGCGGGAGACGCCGCGGTCGAGGAACAGCCGCATGGCCTCGCGGATGGTCGCATCCGCCTCGACCGTGACCATCTCGGTGCGCGGCACCATGACGGCGCGCACGACCTGGTCGGTGAAGTCGAACACCGAGTGGATGAGCTCACGGTCGTCGGCCTCGATCACCGCATGCGAGGCGGCCTCGTCCACGATGCTGAGCAGCTGCTCCTCCGACTCGAAGCTGCGGCGGCCCCCACCGGGCGTGAGCCGGTTGCCGAACGCCGCCAGCAGGCCCGACAGCGGGCCGAGCACCAGCAGGGTGCCGCGTACGAGCGGCGCCGCGAAGGTCAGCAGGGCCGAGGAGTAGCGCCGGCCGAACGTCGCGGGGATCGACGAGACCCCCACGAACGACACACCGGTCATGAGCAGCGCCGCCACCAGCAGCCCCCACCAGAGGTTGTGCAGGATGAGCGCGAACCCGGCGGTGACGAGCACGGCGGCCGCGGTCTCGGCGAACACCCGCACGAACACCACCACCCCCGCATGACGATCCGGATCGGCGGCAATGCGTGCGAGCGCCTGGGCGTTGCGTCCCTCGCCCGCGAGGTCGACGAGGTCGCCGCGCGAGGTCACCGACAGCGCGGCGTCGATCGCCGACATCAGGCCGGCCAGCAGCACGAGCAGGAGGGCGCCGCCGAACAGCAGCGCGGCGACCGGCCCCAGCGCGTCGGAAGCCAGGTCGGTCATCCGGCCGCTCCGGCAGACAGAGCCGGCGTCATGAGGTGCGGCGACGCTCGGCCGCCGCGAACGCCGAGATGAGCTCGCGCTGGAGCCCGAACATCTCGCGCTCCTCCTCGGGCTCGGCGTGGTCGTAGCCGAGCAGGTGCAGCAGGCCGTGCGTCGTGAGCAGGATCAGCTCGTCCATCGTCGAGTGGCCCGCGGTCTCCGCCTGCGACTCCGCGACCTGCGGGCACAGCACGATGTCGCCCAGCAGGCCGGGCGGGGTCGGCTGGTCCTCGGTGCCCGGGCGCAGCTCGTCCATGGGGAAGCTCAGCACGTCGGTCGGGCCGGGCTCGTCCATCCACTGCAGGTGCAGCTGCTCCATGGCGCCCTCGTCGACGAGCACGATCGCCACGTCCGCGTCGGGCGAGACATGCAAGGCCGCCAGGTTGTCCTGCGTCAGCCGCAGCAGCACCGACTCGTCGATCTCGACGGCGGACTCGTTGTTGATGTCGATCACGATCGTCCTCGCTTGGGCATGCGGTCACGGGGGCCCGCGGGGCGCGTCGTCGCGCGGCGCTCGGCTCGGTTGGCGAACTCGGTGGCCTCGTCGCGCTCGTGGCGCGCCGCCATCCGGCGCTCGTCGTACTCGCTGTACGCGTCGACGATCCTGCCGACGAGCGAGTGCCGCACGACGTCGTCGCTCGACAGGCGCGAGAAGTGGATGTCGTCGATCCGGTCGAGCACGCGCGTCACGAGGCGCAGTCCCGACGCGCCCTGCGGCAGGTCGACCTGCGTGATGTCTCCCGTGACGACCATCTTGGTGCCGAACCCGAGGCGCGTCAGGAACATCTTCATCTGCTCGGGCGTGGTGTTCTGCGCCTCGTCGAGCACGACGAAGGAGTTGTTCAGCGTGCGGCCGCGCATATACGCCAGCGGGGCGACCTCGATCGTGCCGGTCGCCATGAGCTTGGGGACGAGCTCCGGATCCATCATCTCGTTGAGCGCGTCGTACAGCGGGCGAAGATACGGGTCGATCTTGTCCGTCAGCGTGCCGGGGAGGAATCCCAGCCGCTCCCCCGCCTCGACCGCCGGGCGCGTCAGGATGATGCGCTCCACCTCGCGGCGCTGCAGGGCCTGCACGGCCTTCGCCATCGCGAGATAGGTCTTGCCGGTACCGGCCGGGCCGATGCCGAACACGATCGTGTTCTCGTCGATCGCGTCGACGTACTCCTTCTGCCCGACCGTCTTGGGGCGGATGGACTTGCCGCGGCTGGACAGGATGGCCTCGCCCATGACCTCGCTCGGGCGCGGACCGCCCTCGTCGCGCAGCATGCGGGCCGAACTCTGCACGTCGGCCTCGCCCAGGGCGTGTCCGGCCTTCGTCATCTGCAGCAGCTCGTCGACCAGCGCACGCGCCGCGCGCACGGCGTCGGCGGACCCGCGCAGCGTGATCTCGTTGCCGCGCACGTGCACGTCGACGTCGGGGTGCGCGCCCTCGACCATGCGCAGCAGCCTGTCCTGCGGGCCGAGGAGCTGCACCATGGCGACTCCGTCTGCCGTGACGGTCTCGGTGATGTCTTCGGATCGCGGATCAGCCACCGACGAGGCTCTTCTCTCCCAGGCCGCCCGCGAGCACGTGCGCGTGGACGTGGAACACGGTCTGACCGGCACCGGCGCCGGTGTTGAACAGCACGCGGAAGTCACCGTCGGCGTGCTCGGCCGCGAGGTCGTTCGCGAGGGTGATCATCTCGGCCAGCAGCGACGGATCGCCCGCCGCGAGGGCCGCGACGTCGCGGTACTCCTGCGTCTTGGGGATCACCAGCAGATGCAGCGGCGCCTGCGGCGAGATGTCCTTGATGGCGAAGACGCGCTCGGTCTCCGCCACGATCTCGCCCGGGATGTCGCCCTGCAGAATGCGGGTGAAGATCGAGGGTTCAGCCATGTCGTCCAGTCTATGCGCGGGGTCCCGGCCGCGGTCGGGACTCACCAGCGCCCGAGGCGCGCGTTCAGCAGCGCAAGCGCCGCGGGGCCCGCGGTCGACGTGCGCAGCACGGTGTCGCCGAGGCGCACGAGCCGGGCGCCCGCGTCACGCAGGCGCTGCTGCTCGTCCGGCGCGATGCCGCCCTCGGGACCGACGATCAGCAGGATGGACTCCGCGTCCGCGACGTCGGTCACACTGAGCCGCTCGTCCGCCGTGGGCTCGAGCACGAGGATCCGGTCGGGCCGGGCCGCGAGCGCCGCGGTGGTCGCGATGGGGGTCACCTCGGGAAGCCACGCGCGGTGCGCCTGCTTGGCCGCCTCGCGCACGATCGTCGCCCAGCGCGCGCGGCCCTTCTCGGCCTTCGGACCCTCCCAGCGCGACACGCTGCGCGATGCCTGCCAGGGCACGATCTCATCGACGCCGAGCTCGGTGGCCGCCTGCACCGCCATCTCGTCGCGGTCGCCCTTCGCGAGCGCCTGCGCGAGCGCGATGCGCGGCAGCGGCGCCTCCTCGTCGCGGCGGGCGGTGATCCGGACCACGACCTCGCGCGGGGCCACGCTCTCGCACGCGCCCTCGAGCCACGCGCCGCGGCCATCGGTCACGGACACGGCCTCCCCCACGCGCACGCGCCGCACCGACGCGGCGTGGTGCGCCTCCGCTCCCGTGAGCGTGAGGGCGTCGCCGGGCTGCGCGGATCCGGCCGTCTCGTCGACGAAGTGCAGCGCCACGCCGGGTCAGCCGTTCCGGAAGCGGTCGCGCAGCTTGGAGAACAACCCCTGGTGGAACTCGGCGAGTCGCGGCCGGGGCGCCTTCGAGCGCTTGGCGAGCTCCTCCACGAGCGCGCGCTGCTTTGCGTCCAGGCGCGTCGGGGTCACGACGTGCACGCCCACGCGCAGGTCGCCGCGCTGCGAGGTGCGCAAGCCCGTGATGCCGCGGTCCTTGATGGTGAGGACATCGCCGCCCTGCACGCCCGGGCGGAGCTCGAGGTCGACGGGGCCGTCGAGGGCGTCGATCGTCGTGGTGGTGCCCAGGATGGCGTCGGTCATCGACACCTCGAGCGTGGCGAGCAGGTCGTCGCCGTCGCGGCTGAACACGGGGTGCGGCGTGACCTGCACCTCGATGTAGAGATCGCCGTGCGGTCCGCCCGCGGGACCCACCTCGCCCGACCCGGGAAGCTGCAGGCGCAGGCCCGACTCGACGCCGGCCGGGATGTCGACCGACACCGTTCGGCGCGAGCGGACGCGGCCCTGGCCGCCGCAGGTCGGGCACGGGTGCGGGATCGTCGTGCCGTAGCCCTGGCACGCGCCGCACGGCTGCGACGTGACGACGTTGCCGAGGAGGCTGCGGACCTGGCGCTGCACGTGGCCGGACCCGCCGCAGATCTCGCAGCGCTCCGGGCCCGTGCCGGGCTGGCAGCACGACCCCTGGCATGTGTCGCACAGCACGGCCGTGTCGACCTCGAGATCGCGGTGCGCGCCGAAGACGACGTCTCCGAGCTCGAGCGTGACGCGCACCAGCGCGTCCTGGCCGCGCTCACGGCGCGAGCGCGGTCGCCCGCCGCGGCCGCCGCCCCCGGCCCCGAAGAACGTCTCGAAGATGTCGCCGAAGCCGCCGAAGCCCGCGCCGGCACCGCCGAAGAGGCTGTCGTCGCCGCCCATGTCGTAGCGGCGACGCTTCTCGTCGTCGCTCAGCACCTCGTAGGCGTGCGTGACGAGCTTGAACTGCTCCGCCGCCTCCTCGCTCGGGTTCACGTCGGGGTGCAGCTGGCGCGCCAGCTTGCGATACGCCTTCTTGATCTCGTCGGAGCTCGCCTCGCGCGACACCCCGAGAACCTCGTAGTGGTCAGCCACACTTCGCCTTTCAGGACCGCGCTGCGCGCGATCCGGCCCTCTCGAGGATCGCGCGCAGCGCGCGATCCGGATCTCCGTCCGCCTCAGCGGCGGTGCTCGTCCTCGTCCAGCAGCCGGGTCAGGTACCGCGCGACCGCGCGGGCCGCGGCCAGATTGCTGGGGTAGTCCATGCGCGTCGGACCCATGAGCCCGACGCGCGCGCGGCCGATTGCCGCGTCGTAGTCGCTCGCGATGATGGACGCCTCCGCGAGCCCGAAAGCCTCGTTCTCGCGTCCGATGCTCGCCGACAGCCCCTTCTCATCCGCTGCCATCTCCGACATCAGCCGCAGCAGCGTCACCTGTTCCTCGATGGCCTCGAGGAGCGGATGGATGCTGCCGCGGAAGTCCTGCTCGCGCTTGGCGAGCGTCGCCGCTCCGGCCATCACGAGACGATCCTGACGGAACTCGTCGAGCTCCTCCGCCACGACCGCGGAGATCGTCAGGAGCGCTTCGTCGAGGCGCGACCGGTCGGTCGGGGCCGACGCGCGCAGCTGCTCGATCCGCTCGGAACCCGAGCGCACCGAGCGGCCCGTGATGAGCGCGGCGAGCTGCGCCCGCAGCACCGCCACGTCCTCCTCGTCCACACCCCGCGGCGTGGCCGTGAGGCGCTGCGAGACGCGACCCGTATCGGTCACGATGATCACGAGCATGCGGAACTCGTCGAGGCGCACGAGCTCGACGTGCGTCACGTTCGCGGACGCGAACGACGGGTACTGCACGAGCGCGACCTGACCCGTCAGCTGTGTCAGCAGCCGGACGGTGCGGGCGAGCAGGTCGTCGAGGTCGGCCGGATCCGCCAGGAACGTCGAGATCGCCGAGCGCTGCGCCGACGACAGCGGCCGCAGCTCGGCGAGATGATCGACGAAGACGCGGTAGCCCTTGTCGGTCGGGACACGCCCCGAGGACGTGTGCGGAGCGGTGATCAGCTCCTCGTCCTCCAGCAGCGCCATGTCGTTCCGGATCGTCGCCGCGGACACGCCGAAGGCATGGCGATCGACGATCGACTTGCTGCCGACCGGCTCGTGCGTGTCGACGTAGTCCTGCACGATCGCGCGGAGCACCTGCAGTCCGCGTTCCGTGACCATGGGCACCTCCCCCGTCGCGCTTGGCACTCGATCGTTCTGAGTGCCAATTCTAGCGAGGATCGCGGTGAACGCGCCGAACCCCGCCGGGCCGCAGACGCGGCAACCCGCTTGTTCGTTGAGCGAGCGAAGCGAGTCGAAACGACTCGAACCCCGCCAGGGCTGCAGCCGCGGGAAGTCCGAGCCGTTTCGACTCCTCGCTGCGCTCGTCGCTCAACGAGCGAGAGGGGGCTCCAACCCAGCTGTTCGTCACTCCGTGAGGGCGCGCACCACCGCGTCGGCGAGCAGGCGGCCCTTGAGCGTCAGCACCACGCGGCCGCGCACCGCAGCGGCGCCGTCGACCAGACCGTCGGCGACCAGTCCCGCGACCGCGCGCCGGGCGCCGGGTCCCAGCGCGTCGACCGCCAGTCCCTCGCGGATCCGGCTCTCCAGCAGCACCCGCTCCAGGGCGCGGGCGTCCGGATCGGGCGTCTCCCGCCCCGCGGCGGGCGACGATCCGGTCGCGAGACGCTGCGCGTACGCGGCGGGGTGCTTGACGTTCCACCAGCGCAGGCCGCCGACGTGGCTGTGGGCGCCCGGTCCGAAGCCCCACCAGTCGAGGCCGCGCCAGTACGCGAGGTTGTGCCGCGAGCGGTGGTGCTCGCCGCGCGACCAGTTGCTCACCTCATACCAGTCGAAGCCGGCCGCGGCGAGCTTGGCGTCGGCGAGCTCGTACATGTCGGCCTGCAGGTCGTCATCCGGGGCGGGGACCTCGCCGCGCTTGATCTGGCGGGCGAGCTTCGTGCCGTCCTCGATGATCAGCGCATAGGCGGAGATGTGGTCGGACTCGAGGGCCAGCGCCGCGTCGAGCGATGCCTCCCAGTCGGCGAGCGTCTCCCCCGGTGCGCCGTAGATGAGGTCGACGCTGACGTCGAGGCCCGCGTCGCGGGCGGCGTCGACGGCCGTCCGCACGTTGCCCGGCGTGTGGGTGCGGTCGAGGGCCGCGAGCACGTGCGGCACCGATGACTGCATGCCGATCGACATCCGCGTCACGCCGGATGCCGCGAGCTCGTGCGCGACGGCGGGTGTCACGGTGTCGGGATTCGCCTCGACCGTGACCTCCGCGCCGTCGGCGATCCCGAACGCCGTGCGCACGCCGTCGAGCATCCGACCCAGGTCGCCCGCCGGCAGCAGCGTGGGCGTGCCGCCGCCGAAGAACACCGTGGACGCCGGACGAATGGGGCCCGCCTCGGCCAGCACCTCGCGGCCGAGCGCGATCTCGTGCAGCAGCGTGTCGGCGTACTGGTCCTGGCGCGCCCCGCGCAGCTCGCCCGATGTGTAGGTGTTGAAGTCGCAGTAGCCGCAGCGCACGCGGCAGAACGGCACGTGCAGGTACACGCCGAAGTCGGCATCCGGATCGATCCGGATCTGCGCGGGCAGGCGGCCGTCCGCCGGAGCGGGATCGCCCAGCGGGAGGGGACCTGCCATCACGAGCCCGGCGTGGCGAACAGCGGCGAGATCGCGCGGAGGTAGCCGGCGAACAGCGCGCGGCGACGACGCCGCACGAAGCCGCGGAACATCCGGTAGAGCAGTCCGACGGGGCGGTCGAACGCCTTGACCGTGAACCACACCTCGTCGTTCTCGCGCCACTCGATGGTGAACGACTCCTCGCCGCTCACCATCGATCCGCCCACGGTGCCGAGCGCGAAGCCCACGCGCCGCGCCTCCTCGATCACGAAGATCACGCGGAGCTCTGCGTCGGCGCGCATCCCGTTCACGCGGCCGTGCACGCGCAGCGTGGTGCCGGGGCCGGCGTACGGCGTGCCCTCGGCGTCGTAGCGCTGATCGGTCTCGAGCTTCGACGGCGCGATCGCGTTGCCCTCGCCGTCGAAGCTGACGCCCGAGTACGCAGGCCCGGGAGCGGGGCGCACGTCGGTGACCCGCAGGCCCGCGCCCTTCAGGGCACCCCACGACAGCAGCGCGTCGCCGGCCGTGCGGAAGCGGTCCTCACCGCTGCCGATGCGCCACGAATCGGCCGCCGGGAGGCTGTGCTCCGGCGGGTACTGCAGCAGGTCGTGCGCCTGCGTGGCGCCGACCGCCGCATAGTCGACCGTCTCGTCCTGGAAGGTGCCGCGACGCATGTGATCCACCCTACGTGCCGAGCCTGAGCCTCTACTTGGCCTTGCTCTCGACGTCGCCCGAGAGCGCCGCGATGAACGCGTTCTGGGGCACCTCGACGCGACCGATGGTCTTCATGCGCTTCTTGCCCTCCTTCTGCTTCTCGAGCAGCTTGCGCTTGCGCGTGATGTCGCCGCCGTAGCACTTGGCGAGCACGTCCTTGCGGATCGCGCGGATGTTCTCGCGCGCGATGATCCGCGCGCCGATCGCGGCCTGGATCGGCACCTCGAACTGCTGGCGCGGGATGAGCTTGCGCAGGCGCTCGGTCATCGTCGTGCCGTACGCGTAGGCCTTGTCACGGTGGACGATCGCGCTGAACGCATCGACACGGTCGCCCTGCAGCAGGATGTCGACCTTGACCAGGTCGGCGTCCTGTCGCCCTGCCGGCTCGTAGTCGAGGCTCGCGTAACCCTGCGTGCGGCTCTTGAGCTGGTCGAAGAAGTCGAACACGATCTCACCCAGCGGCATCGTGTACTTCAGCTCGACGCGCTCCTCCGAGAGGTAGTCCATGCCGAGCAGCGTGCCGCGACGCGTCTGGCACAGGTCCATGACGGTGCCGACGTAGTCCTTGGGCGTCAGGATCGAGGCCTTCACGATCGGCTCCGACACGGATCCGATCTTCCCGTCCGGGTACTCGCTCGGGTTCGTGACGACGATGGTCTCGCCGGTCTCGGTGATGACCTCGTAGATCACGCTCGGGGCGGTGGTGATGAGGTCGAGGCCGAACTCCCGCTCGAGGCGCTCGGTGATGATCTCGAGGTGCAGCAGGCCCAGGAAGCCGCAGCGGAAGCCGAAGCCGAGCGCGACGGAGGTCTCGGGCTCGTACGCGAGCGAGGCGTCCGACAGCTTGAGCTTGTCGAGCGCGTCGCGCAGATCGGGGTAGTCGCTCGCGTCGATCGGATACAGGCCCGAGTACACCATGGGCTTCGGGTCGACGTAGCCCGCCAGCGGATCCGTCGCGGGCGTGCGCGCGTTCGTGACGGTGTCGCCGACCTTCGACTGGCGCACGTCCTTCACGCCCGTGATCAGGTAGCCCACCTCGCCGACGCCGAGCCCCTTGGACGGCGTGGGTTCGGGCGCCGACACGCCGATCTCGAGCAGCTCGTGCGTCGCCCTCGTCGACATCATCTGGATGCGCTCCCGCGGCGCCAGGCGGCCGTCGATCATGCGCACGTAGGTGACGACGCCGCGGTACGCGTCGTAGACCGAGTCGAAGATCATGGCGCGCGCCGGCGCGTCCGCGTCGCCCTGGGGCGCCGGGATCTCGCGCACGAGGCGGTCGAGCAGCTCCTCGACGCCCTGGCCCGTCTTGCCCGAGACGCGCAGCACATCGTCGGGGCTGCCGCCGATCAGGTCGGCGAGCTCCTTGGCGAACCGCTCGGGATCGGCGGCCGGCAGGTCGATCTTGTTCAGCACCGGGATGATCGTCAGATCGTTCTCGAGCGCGAGGTACAGGTTGGCGAGCGTCTGGGCCTCGATGCCCTGCGCCGCGTCCACGAGCAGGATCGCCCCCTCGCAGGCCGCGAGCGACCGCGACACCTCGTACGTGAAGTCGACGTGCCCCGGCGTGTCGATCATGTTCAGCGCGACGGTCTCGCCGTCGACGTCCCACGGCATCCGCACGGCCTGCGACTTGATCGTGATGCCGCGCTCGCGCTCGATGTCCATCCGGTCGAGGTACTGCGCGCGCATCTCCCGGTCCGAGACCACGCCGGTGATCTGCAGCATCCGATCGGCCAGCGTGGACTTGCCGTGGTCGATGTGGGCGATGATGCAGAAGTTGCGGATGCGCTCGGGGGGCGTCGCAGCAGGCTCGAGCGGAGTAGAGGCACGGGGTGACATGTCCCCTCGATTCTACGGTGCGGGCGCCGCCCGTCCTGCGTCGCGCATCTTCGCGCACTTCGCTCGTATACTCCTATCCCGAGATGCCTCACACCATGCAGGTTGCACGGCTGTGACCCGCATGTTGCATGTTTTTCACGGCGAGAGCACAGAAAGGTAACGCTTTTCGCACGTGCTGACTTCGTCGAAGGCGACGAAGAACCGCGGGGGTAGAGTCCCCGACAACGTCTGTCAGAAAGAAGCTCCTCGCCTTGATCCGTTTCATGCTGCGCCGCACTGCGGGCTGGCTGCTGATGATCCTGGCGGTGACCAATCTCACGTACTTCCTCGCATGGGGCTATCTCGACCCGCGCGCGAACTACGTCGGCCGCCGCCCGCCGCTCACCGAAGAGCAGATCGTCGGGCTGCTGCGTCCGCGCAACCTCGACGACAAGATCCCGCTCATCGAGCGCTGGTGGGGCTGGTTCAGCGGCATCCTGCTGCGATGGGACTGGGGCGTGAGCCCGGTCGGGCAGTCCGTCAACGAGCAGGTCGCCTACCGCATGTGGATCTCGGCCGAGCTGATGCTGGGTGCGACGATCCTGCTCACGCTGGTCGGCGTCGGCCTCGGCGTCTACACCGCCTCGCGGCAGTACAAGGCCGCGGACCGCGTCTGGCAGGGCATCTCGATCGTCACGATGAACATCCCGGTCGTGGTCGGCGCTCTCGCGATCGTCCTGCTCGCGATCGCCCTCAACAACGCGGTGGGCCAGCGCATCTTCTACGTCACGGGCGCGGCCTCGGTGGGAATCACCGGATTCTTCCCGGCCCTGCTCGACACGCTGCAGCATCTCGTGCTGCCCACGCTCGCGCTCGTGCTCACCGGGTACGCGCAGTACCACTTCCTGCAGCGCTCGCTGCTGCTCGACAACATCAAGACCGACTACGTGCGCATGGCCCGCGCCAAGGGCCTGACCAAGCCGCAGGCCGTGCGCCGCCACGCGCTGCGGACGTCGCTGATCCCGGTGGCGACGCAGGTCGCGTTCTCCATCCCCGCCATCTTCACCGGCGCGATCCTGACCGAGCGGATCTTCGCCTGGGAGGGGATGGGCAAGTACTTCCTCGACACGATCACGAACAACGACGTCCACGGCGTCGTCGCCATCGCGGCCTTCGGCGCCGTGCTGACGGCGATCGGCGCGGTGCTCTCCGACGTCGCCGTCGTGATCCTCGACCCCGAGTGCGGGTGAGCTGACATGAGCGTGACGAACAGCCTGATCGATCCCCTCGAGCACGGCGACAACCCGCCGCCGTCGGAGACGGAGCTGCGCTCCCCCGACCGCAAGCGGATGTCGAAGTGGGAGCTGTACGGGCGACGCTTCGCCCGCAACCGCGGCGCCCTCATCGGACTCGCCATCTTCGTGCTGCTCGTGCTCTTCGCCGTCATCGGGCCGCTGTTCCAGCAGTACGACCACATCGAGCTCGACTTCCTGGCGCTGAGCGACCCGCCGAGCGCCGAGCACTGGTTCGGCACGAACGGGTCAGGCAACGATCTCTACGCGATGGTCGTCGTCGGCCTGCAGCGCTCGCTCATGATCGCTCTCGTGGTGTCGGTGGGCACGACGGTCCTGTCCGCGATCATCGGCGCCGCCGCCGCGTACTTCCGCGGCTGGGTCGAGCGCATCACGCTGCTCGTCATCCACTTCCTGATGGTGACGCCGACGTTCCTCATCCTCGCGATGATCTCGAACGACGCGGGCGGTGACTGGCGCATCATCTCGCTCGTCATGATCCTGACCGGCTGGTTCTTCTCGGCGCGCGTCATCTGGACGCTGTCGCTGTCGATCCGCGAGCGCGAGTACGTGCAGGCCGCCCGCTACATGGGCGTGCGCGGCTTCACGATCGTGCTGCGCCACATGCTGCCGAACATCGGCTCGCTGCTCGTGATCAACTTCACGCTCGGCGTCGTCGCGGCCGTGCTGACGGAGACCGGACTGTCCTTCATCGGCTTCGGCGTGAAGCTGCCCGACGTCTCGCTGGGCTCCCTCATCGGCATCGGCGCGAACAGCGTCTCCAGCGCGCCGTGGCTGTTCTACTTCCCGGCCGGCGCCCTGACGCTGCTGACCGTCTCGATGGCGCTCGTCGCCGACGGCCTGCGCGACGCGCTCGACCCGACCTCGGCGGCGGGAGGCCGCGCATGACGATCT
The Microbacterium sp. JZ31 genome window above contains:
- a CDS encoding ABC transporter permease — translated: MLRRTAGWLLMILAVTNLTYFLAWGYLDPRANYVGRRPPLTEEQIVGLLRPRNLDDKIPLIERWWGWFSGILLRWDWGVSPVGQSVNEQVAYRMWISAELMLGATILLTLVGVGLGVYTASRQYKAADRVWQGISIVTMNIPVVVGALAIVLLAIALNNAVGQRIFYVTGAASVGITGFFPALLDTLQHLVLPTLALVLTGYAQYHFLQRSLLLDNIKTDYVRMARAKGLTKPQAVRRHALRTSLIPVATQVAFSIPAIFTGAILTERIFAWEGMGKYFLDTITNNDVHGVVAIAAFGAVLTAIGAVLSDVAVVILDPECG
- a CDS encoding ABC transporter permease codes for the protein MSVTNSLIDPLEHGDNPPPSETELRSPDRKRMSKWELYGRRFARNRGALIGLAIFVLLVLFAVIGPLFQQYDHIELDFLALSDPPSAEHWFGTNGSGNDLYAMVVVGLQRSLMIALVVSVGTTVLSAIIGAAAAYFRGWVERITLLVIHFLMVTPTFLILAMISNDAGGDWRIISLVMILTGWFFSARVIWTLSLSIREREYVQAARYMGVRGFTIVLRHMLPNIGSLLVINFTLGVVAAVLTETGLSFIGFGVKLPDVSLGSLIGIGANSVSSAPWLFYFPAGALTLLTVSMALVADGLRDALDPTSAAGGRA